A window of the Desulfovibrio sp. Fe33 genome harbors these coding sequences:
- a CDS encoding tyrosine-type recombinase/integrase, with amino-acid sequence MNEQREKAEVKRLEEKKVAEAEARRNVTFKSFAEDQYFPVALPTWKSETGRKHEEHCKTWLYPHMGDVSLREITISHANRVKSAMLKAGRAPRTMQAVFRTFSMIWTSARDAGIVEGKCPTTLKSFKLPKIDNEKQRYLSPEEAERLLACVRAKNEQAADMALVSLESGFRFGEIAALTWGAVDLEARTLLAMNTKGGKDRVVPMTERLHELLSGMEQSGDGELVFPTGLGTKHAQVPTAFVRGVADSKLNEGVTDPKMKVSFHVLRHSYASRLVKQGAGLLHVQRLLGHSTPVLTTRYSKLASEDLTNAVKAMERGEKADAAEKRGRGKVVNIKRAGGE; translated from the coding sequence ATGAATGAACAGCGGGAGAAGGCCGAGGTAAAGCGCCTCGAAGAAAAGAAGGTTGCCGAGGCCGAAGCACGGCGCAACGTCACATTCAAGTCTTTCGCCGAGGACCAGTATTTCCCTGTCGCTCTGCCCACCTGGAAGTCGGAAACGGGCCGCAAGCATGAAGAGCATTGCAAGACCTGGCTCTACCCGCATATGGGCGACGTATCATTGCGCGAGATCACGATTAGCCACGCCAACAGGGTCAAGTCCGCCATGCTCAAGGCTGGACGCGCACCGAGGACCATGCAAGCGGTTTTCCGCACTTTCAGCATGATATGGACCTCGGCCCGTGATGCCGGGATCGTGGAGGGCAAATGTCCCACCACCCTCAAGTCCTTCAAGCTGCCGAAGATCGACAACGAAAAACAACGATATCTATCCCCGGAAGAGGCCGAGCGTTTGCTGGCCTGTGTACGCGCAAAGAATGAACAGGCGGCGGACATGGCTCTGGTTTCATTAGAAAGCGGCTTCCGTTTCGGGGAGATCGCCGCACTAACTTGGGGGGCGGTTGACCTTGAAGCCCGAACCCTTCTCGCCATGAACACCAAAGGCGGGAAAGATCGAGTTGTCCCCATGACCGAGCGGTTGCATGAACTCCTGTCAGGCATGGAACAGAGCGGCGACGGCGAACTTGTGTTCCCAACCGGCCTTGGCACCAAACACGCGCAAGTCCCCACCGCCTTTGTCCGGGGCGTGGCCGACTCCAAGTTGAATGAAGGCGTGACCGATCCGAAGATGAAAGTCAGCTTTCACGTTTTGCGGCATTCCTACGCCAGCCGTCTTGTCAAACAGGGGGCGGGCCTTCTCCATGTCCAACGGCTCTTGGGCCACAGTACGCCGGTCCTGACCACCAGATATTCCAAGCTGGCGAGCGAAGACCTGACCAACGCGGTCAAGGCCATGGAGCGGGGCGAGAAAGCCGACGCCGCCGAGAAGAGAGGCCGGGGTAAAGTCGTTAACATCAAACGCGCAGGAGGTGAGTGA
- a CDS encoding aldehyde ferredoxin oxidoreductase N-terminal domain-containing protein, which yields MIRDFFRVMVVNLTTGRTNIENIPGRDEFLGGSGLAARLFQKYGFVDRDWDDPEQPLIFAIGPLTGYFPLMSKTCCAFRSPYHNQYTESYAGGKSALSLRFADLDALVIVGKAERLTALCVGSRRVETRDVEYLRGFDALQTGRVLRKIFPGSGRRSIMRIGPAGENLSAYACINVDTFRHFGRMGGGTAMGVKNLKAICILGDRGFALPEGKAYPKLYKHIYEQLTTTEMMAKYHGLGTAVNINPLNALQSLPWKNLQQTSSPDAVKISGETFADDTLLRNAACAGCPVGCIHVGFVREQFQTNNQYLYRQVGYDYEPIFSCGGMLEVTDASEVLRILDVIEKEGLDCMSAGVALAWATEALEKGVITEKETLEPLKWGDSETYMRAVEHLGRPENDFYRLLAQGTMKCARVYGGEDFACVLGQEMAGYATGEVFFVAEGLGFRHSHLDAGGYAYDQKHDEKDVDKALGFLLKDGRERIVLNCMVGCMFSRGVYKEDLLAEALTSVGYGELNGSLDDIGKRVQRMRWRLRLQMGYRPDEAKIPKRYTEITTWKGPVDVEYMEALRRAYAASILEMGADPEEES from the coding sequence ATGATTAGGGACTTCTTCCGCGTCATGGTGGTCAACCTCACCACGGGCAGGACCAACATCGAGAACATCCCCGGCCGGGACGAGTTCCTCGGAGGCTCCGGCCTGGCCGCCCGGCTCTTCCAAAAATACGGCTTCGTCGACCGCGACTGGGACGACCCCGAGCAGCCCCTGATCTTCGCCATCGGCCCGCTGACCGGCTATTTCCCGCTCATGAGCAAGACCTGCTGCGCCTTCCGCTCGCCCTACCACAACCAGTACACCGAAAGCTACGCGGGCGGGAAATCCGCCCTGTCCCTGCGCTTCGCGGACCTGGACGCCCTGGTGATAGTGGGCAAGGCCGAACGGCTGACCGCCCTGTGCGTGGGGTCGCGCCGGGTGGAAACCCGCGACGTGGAGTATCTGCGGGGCTTCGACGCCCTCCAGACCGGCCGCGTGCTGCGCAAGATATTTCCCGGCTCGGGCCGCCGCTCCATCATGCGCATCGGCCCGGCAGGAGAAAACCTCTCCGCGTACGCCTGCATCAACGTGGACACCTTCCGCCACTTCGGACGCATGGGCGGCGGCACGGCCATGGGCGTCAAGAACCTGAAGGCCATCTGCATCCTCGGCGACCGGGGCTTCGCTCTGCCCGAAGGCAAGGCGTACCCCAAGCTCTACAAGCACATCTACGAGCAACTGACCACCACGGAGATGATGGCCAAATACCACGGCCTGGGCACGGCGGTGAACATCAACCCGCTCAACGCGCTCCAATCCCTGCCGTGGAAGAACCTGCAACAGACTTCGAGCCCGGACGCTGTCAAGATCTCGGGCGAGACCTTTGCCGACGACACCCTGTTGCGCAACGCGGCCTGTGCGGGCTGCCCTGTCGGCTGCATCCATGTGGGCTTCGTGCGCGAACAGTTCCAGACCAACAACCAGTATCTCTACCGCCAGGTGGGCTATGACTACGAGCCCATATTCTCCTGCGGCGGTATGCTCGAAGTGACCGACGCCTCCGAGGTCCTGCGCATCCTGGACGTCATCGAAAAGGAGGGGCTGGACTGCATGTCGGCGGGTGTGGCCCTGGCCTGGGCCACCGAAGCGCTGGAAAAGGGCGTCATCACCGAAAAGGAGACGCTGGAGCCGCTCAAGTGGGGCGACTCCGAAACATACATGCGGGCCGTGGAGCATCTCGGCCGGCCTGAGAACGACTTCTACCGGCTGTTGGCCCAGGGGACCATGAAATGCGCCCGGGTATACGGCGGCGAGGACTTTGCCTGCGTCCTGGGACAGGAGATGGCGGGCTACGCCACGGGCGAGGTTTTCTTCGTGGCCGAGGGGCTGGGCTTCCGCCACTCCCACCTGGACGCTGGCGGCTACGCCTACGACCAGAAGCACGACGAGAAGGACGTGGACAAGGCCCTGGGGTTCCTGCTCAAGGACGGCCGGGAGCGGATCGTGCTCAACTGCATGGTCGGCTGCATGTTCTCGCGAGGCGTATACAAGGAGGACCTCCTGGCCGAAGCCCTGACATCGGTCGGCTACGGCGAGCTGAACGGCTCCCTGGACGACATCGGCAAGCGGGTCCAGCGAATGCGCTGGCGTCTGCGGCTACAGATGGGCTACCGCCCTGACGAGGCGAAAATTCCCAAGCGATATACCGAGATAACCACCTGGAAAGGCCCGGTTGACGTCGAATACATGGAAGCCCTGCGCCGCGCCTACGCGGCCAGCATTCTTGAAATGGGGGCGGACCCGGAAGAAGAGAGCTGA
- a CDS encoding glycosyltransferase family 4 protein yields the protein MTGTKRIWGTLDPFFEGGPILGRTVANTAFLDALLRADPYDEYHFFLPGDRALAPLKKHLEATAPGLVQDARVRLMLRDELPGRLANAHYHCFHLSDCITSQPYLARMRNRLSERIFPITGPIHSLSYAGYPKAFLQHLWPGATRRDAIVCTSEAGKRVVEGYFRQLREGFGIDETTHPGPALARIPLAVDADACSPGNKPEEGPVRILVFGRISHHSKMDLVPLVRALHRLVSDGLDPQSVELILAGWAERETHVLDTLTNLAANAGIPTSVVLRPGEARKRELFRKADIFVSIADNPQETFGITLAEAGAFGLPVAASDYDGYRDIVEDGVTGLLVPTMGPRRTPDVDLSAPLNFDNHYHLALAQATAVDVPALADALNRLIRDPELRRSLGMAGRERVRRLFDWPVVIAQYAALWDGLWAEPVEAAPLRDLAHPLAPEYGELFAGYPTRTLEDGVKLVIGRTGEAFYRNRDFPNLYAGLKTAIDLETIRRLAFFARKPVDTATLIRKVSEAAPHLDSGRIENHILWALKQDILQTTE from the coding sequence ATGACAGGAACAAAACGCATCTGGGGAACGCTCGACCCCTTTTTCGAGGGCGGCCCGATCCTGGGCCGAACCGTGGCCAATACGGCCTTTCTGGACGCGCTGCTCCGAGCCGACCCTTACGACGAGTACCATTTCTTCCTACCCGGCGACCGCGCCCTGGCCCCGCTGAAGAAGCACCTGGAAGCGACCGCGCCCGGCCTGGTGCAGGACGCGCGCGTGCGCCTCATGCTCCGCGACGAACTGCCCGGCAGACTGGCAAACGCGCATTACCACTGTTTTCACCTGTCGGACTGCATCACCAGCCAGCCGTACCTGGCGCGTATGCGCAACCGGCTGAGCGAACGGATATTCCCGATCACCGGCCCCATCCACTCCCTGAGCTACGCGGGCTATCCCAAGGCGTTCCTGCAACACCTGTGGCCCGGCGCCACCCGCCGTGACGCCATCGTCTGCACTTCCGAGGCGGGCAAACGGGTCGTGGAGGGCTACTTCCGCCAACTGCGCGAGGGGTTCGGCATCGACGAGACCACGCACCCGGGTCCGGCCCTTGCCCGCATCCCGCTGGCCGTGGACGCCGACGCCTGTTCCCCCGGCAACAAGCCGGAGGAAGGCCCGGTGCGCATCCTGGTCTTCGGGCGCATCTCCCACCACTCCAAAATGGACCTGGTGCCGCTGGTGCGCGCCCTGCACCGACTGGTGAGTGACGGTCTGGACCCGCAATCCGTGGAGCTGATTCTGGCGGGATGGGCCGAACGGGAAACCCATGTCCTGGACACCCTGACCAACCTGGCCGCCAACGCGGGCATTCCGACAAGCGTGGTGCTCCGGCCCGGGGAAGCACGCAAGCGCGAGCTGTTCCGCAAGGCCGACATTTTCGTGTCCATCGCGGACAATCCGCAGGAGACCTTCGGCATCACCCTGGCGGAGGCCGGTGCCTTCGGACTGCCCGTGGCGGCCTCCGACTACGACGGCTACCGGGACATCGTCGAGGACGGCGTGACCGGCCTGCTCGTCCCGACCATGGGGCCGAGACGCACGCCCGACGTGGACCTGTCCGCCCCGCTGAATTTCGACAACCATTACCATCTGGCCCTGGCCCAAGCCACGGCGGTGGACGTTCCGGCCCTGGCCGACGCGCTGAATCGGCTCATCCGCGACCCGGAACTCAGGCGTTCCCTGGGAATGGCCGGACGCGAACGGGTGCGCCGCCTGTTCGACTGGCCGGTCGTCATCGCCCAATACGCGGCCCTGTGGGACGGCCTGTGGGCTGAACCCGTCGAAGCCGCGCCGCTGCGCGATCTGGCGCATCCCCTGGCCCCCGAATACGGCGAGCTTTTCGCAGGCTACCCCACGCGCACCCTGGAGGACGGCGTGAAGCTGGTCATCGGGCGAACGGGCGAAGCATTTTACAGAAACCGTGATTTTCCCAACCTCTACGCCGGACTGAAGACCGCCATCGACCTCGAAACGATCCGCAGGCTGGCCTTTTTCGCCCGCAAGCCGGTTGACACCGCAACCCTGATACGCAAGGTTTCAGAGGCGGCGCCCCACTTGGATTCCGGCCGAATCGAAAATCATATTCTGTGGGCGCTCAAACAGGATATTCTGCAAACCACGGAGTGA
- a CDS encoding sensor domain-containing diguanylate cyclase: protein MPRQSMKRGRRPELMWGLGLPESVVRQIEEGVGPGFHVRNFADGAYPVTRELEQEEKPSAAWIPWSVWSGFPEARRQEYRDQDETQRILIRDNGADLEMDKVLAEGFLTVVDLPLTRPKVQDVMFRAREVKSLYSDIYRMTEEILLERELLARKTDQLMFLNKLMTSATESLDAGTILANAKESLGLILPVKMLNAAFWSTGANEGADVEIFLNGKMPPAVESAWIEQIMASVGSMGAGAVNGFQVSLVDPARRQEFSLAPDQGRLVTMPLAAGQQTFGCLALLCESGYRLGKDQVETLRSAVNHIGLALRNALAFKEVKLKADRDGLTRLYNRRSFDERLVYEIKRRSRYHHDLSLLMVDLDHFKVVNDTYGHKAGDMVLRKVGEILSTEFRTTDLAARYGGEEFVVLLPHTSEECAWKLAERVRSAIESCSFCFEGRGFAVTASIGVASVEGASLSSTDDDLVLKADKALYQAKNNGRNMVVVSGHKQPTARNAVQ, encoded by the coding sequence ATGCCTAGACAGTCGATGAAACGCGGCAGGCGGCCTGAACTCATGTGGGGCCTCGGGCTTCCCGAATCGGTCGTCCGACAGATCGAGGAGGGGGTGGGACCCGGCTTTCATGTGCGCAACTTCGCGGATGGGGCCTATCCCGTGACCCGTGAGCTGGAGCAGGAGGAAAAGCCTTCCGCCGCCTGGATTCCCTGGTCTGTCTGGTCGGGCTTTCCCGAGGCCCGCAGGCAGGAATATCGCGATCAGGACGAGACCCAGCGTATCCTTATCCGCGACAACGGGGCGGACCTCGAAATGGACAAGGTCCTGGCCGAAGGGTTTCTCACCGTGGTGGATCTGCCCCTGACGCGGCCCAAGGTTCAGGACGTCATGTTCCGCGCCCGGGAGGTCAAAAGCCTCTATTCCGACATCTACCGGATGACCGAGGAAATCCTGCTCGAGCGTGAGCTTCTGGCCCGGAAGACCGATCAGCTCATGTTTCTCAACAAGCTCATGACCTCGGCCACCGAAAGCCTCGACGCGGGCACCATCCTGGCCAACGCCAAGGAGTCCCTCGGCCTGATCCTGCCTGTGAAGATGCTCAACGCCGCCTTCTGGAGCACCGGCGCGAACGAGGGCGCGGATGTGGAAATATTTCTCAACGGGAAGATGCCTCCGGCCGTGGAGTCCGCCTGGATCGAACAGATAATGGCTTCCGTCGGCTCCATGGGGGCGGGCGCGGTCAACGGCTTCCAGGTCTCTCTCGTGGACCCGGCCCGCAGGCAGGAGTTCTCGCTGGCCCCCGATCAGGGCAGGCTCGTGACCATGCCGCTCGCCGCCGGGCAGCAGACCTTCGGCTGCCTCGCCCTGCTTTGCGAGTCCGGATACAGGCTCGGCAAGGATCAGGTCGAGACCCTGCGGTCGGCCGTCAACCATATCGGGCTCGCCCTGCGCAACGCGCTGGCCTTCAAGGAGGTCAAGCTCAAGGCGGACCGCGACGGCCTGACGCGGCTCTACAATCGCCGTTCCTTCGACGAGCGTCTGGTCTACGAGATCAAGCGCCGCTCGCGTTATCATCACGATCTTTCTCTGCTCATGGTCGATCTCGATCATTTCAAGGTGGTCAACGACACCTACGGCCACAAGGCGGGTGACATGGTCCTGCGCAAGGTCGGTGAAATCCTGTCCACCGAGTTCCGCACGACCGACCTCGCGGCCCGTTACGGCGGCGAGGAGTTTGTGGTTCTTCTTCCCCATACCAGCGAGGAGTGCGCCTGGAAGCTCGCCGAGCGCGTGCGCTCCGCCATCGAGAGCTGTTCCTTCTGTTTCGAGGGCAGGGGCTTCGCCGTCACCGCCTCCATCGGCGTCGCCTCCGTGGAGGGCGCTTCCCTTTCCTCCAC
- a CDS encoding helix-turn-helix transcriptional regulator, with protein MHPDQIQELERTLPPIIARTAVHQLTGGLISTGRLANLDSLGQGPKRIRVGRKVAYLRSDFTAWLASRTSEAA; from the coding sequence ATGCATCCCGATCAGATTCAAGAATTGGAGCGGACCCTTCCGCCGATCATTGCCAGAACCGCAGTCCACCAACTCACCGGGGGGCTGATTTCCACCGGACGTTTAGCGAACCTGGATAGCCTCGGCCAAGGCCCGAAACGAATCCGGGTTGGTCGCAAGGTCGCCTATTTGCGTTCCGACTTCACGGCATGGCTTGCCAGCCGCACGTCCGAGGCGGCGTAG
- the tnpA gene encoding IS200/IS605 family transposase yields the protein MKSNSSLCHTKLDCKYYIVWIPKYRRKVLFGKLRNYLGDVFHKLVAQRERKILEGHLCVDHVHMYIAIPPKYSVSKVVEYIKGKSAIHIAREAEGRAKVFAGQSFWAHGYYVTTVGRDEKVIREYIRRQEHETKRMEQLKFRL from the coding sequence ATGAAGAGCAATTCAAGCCTATGTCATACGAAATTGGACTGTAAGTATTACATTGTCTGGATACCGAAGTACCGACGAAAGGTATTGTTTGGGAAACTGAGAAATTATTTGGGAGATGTGTTCCATAAGCTGGTAGCACAGCGTGAGAGAAAAATACTGGAAGGGCATTTGTGCGTTGATCACGTACATATGTATATCGCGATTCCTCCCAAATATTCCGTGTCGAAAGTTGTGGAGTACATAAAAGGCAAGAGTGCGATCCACATAGCGCGAGAAGCAGAGGGTCGGGCAAAAGTGTTTGCCGGGCAGAGCTTTTGGGCACATGGATACTATGTCACGACAGTCGGCCGCGATGAGAAAGTGATAAGGGAGTACATCCGCAGGCAGGAGCATGAAACAAAGCGGATGGAGCAATTGAAATTCCGCCTTTAG
- a CDS encoding 4Fe-4S binding protein has translation MKALRAARMERCIGCHSCSLACARQVHKVLSWNKAGIRISSSGGLTTGFEARVCLACRPAPCAAACPTGSLSQRRDGGVIQKKDLCIRCGQCAEACPVDAIFLDHQVNPYVCIHCGQCVAYCPHDCLEMVELPRASAKEEESDD, from the coding sequence ATGAAAGCTCTCAGAGCAGCCCGCATGGAACGATGCATCGGCTGCCATTCCTGTTCGCTGGCCTGTGCGAGACAGGTCCACAAGGTTCTTTCCTGGAACAAGGCGGGCATCCGCATTTCGTCCTCGGGCGGGCTGACCACGGGCTTCGAAGCGCGCGTCTGCCTGGCCTGCCGCCCCGCCCCCTGCGCGGCGGCCTGTCCGACCGGCTCCCTTTCCCAGCGCAGGGACGGCGGCGTGATCCAGAAAAAAGACCTGTGCATCCGTTGCGGCCAATGCGCCGAAGCGTGCCCTGTCGACGCCATCTTCCTGGACCACCAGGTCAACCCGTACGTCTGCATCCACTGCGGCCAGTGCGTGGCCTACTGCCCCCACGACTGCCTCGAAATGGTCGAGCTGCCGCGCGCGTCGGCGAAGGAGGAAGAAAGCGATGATTAG
- a CDS encoding DnaB-like helicase C-terminal domain-containing protein — protein sequence MPAPDPYIVAVGAKLYQLLWDGHSMAQAVSMAQEFAKATGPEIPFEDLLNIAQAQMEIVAAERVSTVSNQPNSSAPSASSAASAHVISASADRQHFVSTSSADISAFVDEFIAQSTGTFTTSELCQWCGLTDRLQRNAVSSKLLRERQKNKIERVGSRSGNWRRVESECEAINFMADEEDPVDIRLPFGLHLMVELMPGNIAIVAGEPNAGKTAFLLNAVRMNQDRMEVHYFNSEMGAQELKKRLSKFDCPMSEWRFNAWERTDNFHDAIRPGKGKLNIIDFLEVSEDFFKVGGMLKAIHDKLDGALAIVALQKNRGTDLGLGGGRSLEKPRLYLALEPNKLKIVKAKNWKTDRNPNGLERRFKTVNGCDLRPQGEWQRNSAEDAA from the coding sequence ATGCCCGCTCCTGATCCCTACATTGTCGCCGTTGGCGCAAAGCTGTACCAGCTCCTTTGGGACGGCCATTCAATGGCTCAGGCCGTGAGTATGGCCCAGGAGTTTGCCAAAGCTACAGGGCCAGAAATCCCTTTTGAAGACCTGCTCAACATCGCCCAAGCGCAGATGGAAATTGTAGCAGCCGAGCGCGTCAGCACCGTCAGCAATCAGCCCAATTCGTCAGCGCCGTCAGCATCGTCAGCAGCATCAGCGCACGTCATCTCCGCGTCAGCAGATCGTCAGCACTTCGTCAGCACTTCGTCAGCAGATATCAGCGCTTTCGTGGATGAGTTTATCGCGCAATCTACTGGAACATTTACAACTTCCGAGTTGTGCCAGTGGTGCGGGTTGACTGATCGATTACAGCGCAACGCCGTCAGCTCTAAACTCTTAAGAGAAAGACAAAAGAACAAGATAGAGCGCGTTGGGTCGCGCTCTGGCAACTGGCGACGGGTCGAGAGCGAATGTGAAGCCATCAACTTCATGGCCGATGAGGAAGACCCCGTTGATATCCGGCTGCCCTTCGGACTCCATCTCATGGTGGAGTTGATGCCGGGTAACATCGCCATTGTTGCCGGTGAGCCAAACGCGGGAAAGACCGCCTTTTTGCTGAACGCCGTCCGCATGAATCAAGATCGTATGGAAGTTCATTACTTCAACAGCGAAATGGGCGCGCAAGAACTGAAAAAGCGCCTCAGCAAATTCGATTGCCCCATGTCTGAGTGGAGATTCAACGCATGGGAGCGCACCGACAATTTCCACGACGCAATCAGGCCCGGAAAGGGAAAGCTGAACATCATCGACTTCCTGGAAGTCTCTGAGGACTTCTTCAAGGTTGGCGGGATGCTCAAGGCCATCCACGACAAACTGGACGGAGCCTTGGCTATTGTTGCCCTGCAAAAGAACCGGGGTACGGACCTCGGCCTTGGTGGTGGTCGCAGCCTGGAGAAACCCCGCCTCTACCTGGCCCTTGAGCCGAACAAGCTCAAAATCGTGAAAGCCAAGAACTGGAAGACAGACCGCAACCCCAACGGCCTTGAAAGACGCTTCAAGACTGTCAACGGCTGCGATTTGCGCCCGCAAGGAGAGTGGCAACGCAACAGTGCTGAAGATGCCGCCTAG